A part of Pseudomonas sp. HR96 genomic DNA contains:
- a CDS encoding NCS2 family permease, which translates to MLDSLFKLRAHNTTVRTEILAGVTTFLAMAYILFVNPSILGATGMDKGALFVATCLAAAIGSATMGLIANYPIALAPGMGLNAFFTYTVVLHMGHTWQVALGAVFISAVCFFLLSILRIREWIINSIPLPLRSAIAAGIGLFLALIALHNAGIVVGNPATLVGLGDLRQPGAVLAALGFVLIVALEALRVKGAVLIGILAVTLVSIMLGYTPFGGVVSMPPSLAPTFLQLDIAGALNVGMVSVIFAFLFVDLFDNSGTLIGVAKRAGLMGKDGHMPKMGRALIADSTAALAGSLLGTSTTTSYIESAAGVSAGGRTGLTAMVVAVLFLLALFFAPLAGSVPAFATAPALMFVAVLMASGLAEINWDDITEAAPVVITALAMPFTYSIANGIALGFISWTLIKLVSGKWRELNVPLVVLSVLFVIKLGWFNG; encoded by the coding sequence ATGCTGGACTCGCTATTCAAACTCCGCGCGCACAACACGACGGTGCGCACCGAAATTCTCGCCGGGGTCACCACCTTCCTGGCCATGGCCTACATCCTGTTCGTCAACCCGAGCATTCTCGGCGCCACCGGCATGGACAAGGGCGCGCTGTTCGTCGCCACATGCCTGGCGGCCGCCATCGGCTCGGCGACCATGGGCCTGATCGCCAACTACCCCATCGCCCTGGCGCCAGGCATGGGCCTGAACGCCTTCTTTACCTATACCGTGGTGCTGCACATGGGCCACACCTGGCAGGTGGCGTTGGGGGCGGTGTTCATTTCCGCGGTGTGCTTCTTCCTGCTGTCGATCCTGCGCATCCGCGAGTGGATCATCAACAGCATCCCGCTGCCGCTGCGCTCGGCCATCGCCGCCGGCATCGGCCTGTTTCTGGCGCTGATCGCCCTGCACAACGCCGGCATCGTGGTCGGCAACCCGGCCACGCTGGTGGGCCTGGGTGACCTGCGCCAGCCCGGTGCAGTGCTGGCGGCCCTGGGCTTTGTGCTGATCGTCGCGCTGGAGGCGCTGCGGGTCAAAGGCGCCGTGCTGATCGGCATTCTCGCGGTCACCCTGGTGTCGATCATGCTGGGCTACACGCCGTTCGGCGGCGTGGTATCGATGCCGCCTTCGTTGGCGCCGACCTTCCTGCAGCTGGACATCGCTGGCGCACTGAATGTGGGCATGGTCAGCGTGATCTTCGCCTTTCTGTTCGTCGACCTGTTCGACAACTCCGGCACCCTGATCGGTGTGGCCAAGCGCGCCGGGCTGATGGGCAAGGACGGCCATATGCCGAAGATGGGCCGGGCACTGATCGCCGACAGCACCGCCGCCCTGGCCGGCTCACTGCTGGGCACTTCGACCACCACCAGCTACATCGAGTCGGCGGCGGGCGTCAGCGCGGGCGGGCGCACCGGCCTGACCGCCATGGTGGTCGCCGTGCTGTTTCTGCTGGCGCTGTTCTTCGCCCCCCTGGCTGGCAGCGTGCCGGCCTTCGCCACCGCGCCGGCGCTAATGTTCGTCGCCGTGCTGATGGCTTCGGGCCTGGCGGAAATCAACTGGGACGACATCACCGAAGCAGCACCGGTGGTGATCACCGCTTTGGCAATGCCGTTCACCTACTCGATCGCCAACGGCATTGCGCTGGGTTTCATCAGCTGGACCTTGATCAAGCTGGTGTCCGGCAAATGGCGCGAGCTGAATGTGCCGCTGGTGGTGTTATCGGTGCTGTTCGTGATCAAGCTGGGCTGGTTCAACGGCTGA